Proteins found in one Gordonia sp. PDNC005 genomic segment:
- a CDS encoding enoyl-CoA hydratase/isomerase family protein, with protein MPYLNVTDDAAELYLGTEGVELDETNPENRFGVEWMPSITALIDEAVAARKPLIISATGKFFSNGLDTDYVFANGDKLPAYLDTVHALYAKVLTVPAPVIVAINGHAFGAGAMLALCADHRIMRNDRGFWSLPEAALNMPFTRGMAALVRTRIPDATATEAMLTSRRYGGDDAVAAGIVDEAVSADALLERAREVARTRTPLVGDNQAVIKRGLRLPLLDDLNTPTPATLL; from the coding sequence ATGCCGTACTTGAACGTGACCGACGACGCAGCCGAGCTCTACTTGGGCACCGAAGGCGTCGAATTGGACGAGACCAATCCGGAGAACCGTTTCGGCGTCGAGTGGATGCCCTCGATCACCGCTCTGATCGACGAGGCGGTCGCCGCTCGGAAGCCGCTGATCATCTCCGCGACCGGCAAGTTCTTCTCCAACGGTCTCGACACCGACTACGTGTTCGCGAACGGTGACAAGCTCCCCGCGTACCTCGACACGGTCCACGCGCTGTACGCCAAGGTCCTGACCGTTCCCGCGCCGGTGATCGTCGCGATCAACGGCCACGCATTCGGTGCGGGCGCGATGCTGGCGTTGTGCGCGGACCATCGCATCATGCGCAACGATCGTGGGTTCTGGTCACTTCCCGAGGCCGCGCTCAACATGCCGTTCACCCGCGGCATGGCCGCGTTGGTCCGGACCCGGATCCCGGATGCGACCGCCACCGAGGCGATGCTGACCAGTCGTCGGTACGGAGGCGACGACGCGGTCGCCGCTGGAATCGTCGACGAGGCCGTCAGCGCCGACGCCCTCCTGGAACGCGCACGCGAGGTGGCTCGCACGCGGACCCCGCTCGTCGGCGACAACCAGGCCGTCATCAAGCGCGGTCTGCGTCTGCCGCTGCTGGACGATCTGAACACGCCCACCCCGGCAACCCTCCTCTGA
- the upp gene encoding uracil phosphoribosyltransferase codes for MQVHVVEHPLTRAWLSILRDQATDNTAFRSALARLSQMLVYEAFADVPVDEIDVQTPVAVAPGARVSTPPMFVPVLRAGLGMLESALAVLPDARIGFVGVGRDEETAQPVEYLASLPADLSGQPVYVLDPMLATGGSLIHTLDLLAERGATDLTAVCVVGAPEGVAALQGSRHRGLRLVIGAIDEHLNEDAFIVPGLGDAGDRQFGPR; via the coding sequence GTGCAAGTGCACGTCGTCGAACACCCGCTGACCCGTGCCTGGCTGTCGATCCTGCGCGACCAGGCGACCGACAACACAGCCTTCCGCAGTGCGCTCGCCCGTCTCTCTCAGATGCTCGTGTACGAGGCTTTCGCCGACGTGCCCGTCGACGAGATCGACGTCCAGACGCCGGTCGCCGTTGCGCCCGGGGCGCGGGTGTCGACGCCGCCGATGTTCGTGCCCGTTCTTCGCGCGGGTCTCGGCATGCTCGAATCGGCCCTGGCCGTTCTGCCCGACGCCCGGATCGGATTCGTCGGTGTCGGACGCGACGAGGAGACGGCGCAACCCGTCGAGTACCTCGCGTCGCTGCCCGCCGACCTGTCCGGTCAGCCCGTCTACGTGCTCGACCCGATGCTCGCCACCGGTGGCTCGCTGATCCACACGCTCGACCTGCTGGCCGAACGCGGCGCCACCGACCTCACCGCGGTGTGTGTCGTTGGAGCTCCGGAAGGTGTCGCCGCACTGCAAGGGTCCAGGCACCGCGGCCTTCGCCTGGTGATCGGCGCGATCGACGAGCACCTCAACGAGGACGCATTCATCGTTCCGGGACTCGGCGACGCGGGCGACCGCCAGTTCGGCCCCCGCTGA
- a CDS encoding type VII secretion target yields the protein MKAVTVDQTALRTVADAQRGAADRVRAQAAAERLDTGGLAPVFGLIGAGFLAALVDVTAQRTRQLDALSTAHTNTSIRTTAACCAYTCCDADGAKKVTA from the coding sequence ATGAAGGCAGTGACAGTGGACCAGACAGCACTACGCACGGTGGCCGATGCGCAGCGGGGCGCCGCCGACCGGGTTCGTGCCCAGGCCGCCGCGGAACGGCTCGACACGGGCGGGTTGGCACCGGTCTTCGGGTTGATCGGCGCCGGATTCCTCGCGGCACTCGTCGATGTGACGGCACAGCGGACCAGGCAGCTCGACGCCTTGTCGACGGCCCACACGAACACGTCGATCCGGACCACGGCGGCCTGCTGCGCGTATACGTGTTGTGACGCCGACGGTGCGAAGAAGGTGACAGCATGA
- a CDS encoding gamma-glutamylcyclotransferase, with the protein MPIYAAYASNMDPAQMLQRAPHSPMSSTGWLCGWRLTFAGDDIGWEGSLATVTEDRDDPDARVFVVLYDVPDEDEKNLDQWEGTELGVHRKIRARVDTADGPVLAWLYVIDGYEGGLPSARYLGVMADAAEVAGAPADYVQRLRLHEARNVGPGPAAPLDDD; encoded by the coding sequence GTGCCCATCTACGCCGCGTACGCCTCGAACATGGATCCTGCGCAGATGCTGCAGCGAGCTCCCCACTCGCCGATGTCGTCGACCGGCTGGTTGTGCGGCTGGCGACTGACGTTCGCGGGCGACGACATCGGCTGGGAGGGGTCCCTCGCAACGGTCACCGAAGACCGCGACGACCCGGACGCTCGAGTGTTCGTGGTGCTGTACGACGTCCCGGATGAGGACGAGAAGAATCTCGACCAGTGGGAGGGCACTGAACTCGGTGTCCACCGCAAGATCCGGGCGCGCGTCGACACCGCCGACGGACCGGTCCTCGCGTGGCTGTACGTGATCGACGGCTACGAAGGCGGGCTCCCGTCGGCACGCTACCTCGGTGTGATGGCCGACGCCGCCGAAGTCGCGGGCGCACCCGCCGACTACGTCCAACGCCTCCGCCTGCACGAAGCACGCAACGTGGGCCCCGGCCCCGCCGCGCCTCTCGACGACGACTGA
- a CDS encoding cytochrome c biogenesis protein DipZ, with protein sequence MLTVILVGLAGGLVTGVSPCVLPMLPIVFVTGGSRSAASDDATEPPNRWRTPAIIAGIVTSFSIISLLGTLVLSALGLPDSVLRWTGIVLLILIGVGLIVPQVSHLLERPFSRMPAFTSGGRGGRFAPYLLGMGLGTLYVPCAGPVLAAISVAGATGQIGWRTVVLTVSFAIGAALPLAVFAAAGASLSKRLAAYRSRQRTFRIVGGVILIGLAAALIMDAPARLQAALPSYTAAADRALSNSDAVNDALGRSNSGDAACRGEADGLADCGAAPGFDGGGRWFNTANGQRLTDADLRGKVVLVDFWTYSCINCLRDGPHVRQWYDAYRSAGLVVVGVHTPEFAFEKDSGNVASAIRSERIDYPVVQDNDFAIWQAYGNRYWPAKYLIDATGRIRAANFGEGRYREVENGIRDLLRAASPGVVLPEPVDTTDTSAPSGAVSPEMYLSSTRSSGAYAGSPELTNGSHDFSLAAQQPDDTYGLSGRFDVADESVTARADARIRLASTADDVNAVLSGSGRVVVHQSGRPDRVIDVDGVPRLYRLTDGGPRSRVLTFDVSPGVSWFTFTFG encoded by the coding sequence GTGTTGACGGTGATTCTGGTCGGGTTGGCAGGTGGACTGGTGACGGGAGTGTCGCCGTGTGTTCTGCCGATGCTGCCGATCGTTTTTGTGACCGGCGGATCGCGGTCGGCGGCGTCCGACGACGCGACGGAGCCCCCGAATCGATGGAGGACCCCCGCGATCATCGCCGGGATCGTCACCAGTTTCAGCATCATCTCGCTGCTGGGGACCCTGGTGCTCAGCGCGCTCGGGCTGCCGGATTCGGTGCTGAGGTGGACGGGCATCGTCCTGCTGATCCTGATCGGTGTCGGGTTGATCGTGCCACAGGTGTCGCACCTGTTGGAGCGCCCGTTCTCGCGGATGCCCGCCTTCACTTCGGGCGGCCGCGGTGGACGATTCGCGCCGTATCTGCTCGGCATGGGGCTCGGAACGCTGTACGTGCCGTGTGCCGGTCCTGTGTTGGCGGCGATCTCGGTGGCCGGCGCCACCGGCCAGATCGGTTGGCGGACAGTGGTGTTGACGGTGTCGTTTGCGATCGGCGCGGCGCTTCCCCTCGCTGTGTTCGCCGCGGCCGGGGCCTCGCTGTCGAAGCGGCTCGCGGCCTACCGCAGCCGCCAGCGGACCTTCCGGATCGTCGGTGGCGTCATCCTCATCGGGTTGGCCGCGGCGCTGATCATGGACGCGCCTGCCCGTCTGCAAGCGGCCCTCCCGAGCTACACGGCGGCCGCGGATCGTGCGCTCTCCAACTCCGATGCAGTGAACGATGCGCTCGGCCGCTCGAACTCCGGCGACGCGGCGTGCCGCGGGGAGGCCGACGGTCTCGCCGACTGCGGCGCGGCTCCCGGTTTCGACGGCGGCGGGCGCTGGTTCAACACGGCGAACGGGCAGCGGCTCACTGACGCGGACCTGCGCGGAAAGGTAGTCCTCGTCGACTTCTGGACGTACTCGTGCATCAACTGCCTGCGCGACGGTCCGCATGTTCGACAGTGGTACGACGCGTATCGGAGCGCCGGGTTGGTCGTGGTCGGTGTGCACACTCCGGAGTTCGCGTTCGAGAAGGATTCTGGGAACGTGGCGTCGGCCATAAGGTCCGAGCGCATCGACTATCCGGTGGTGCAGGACAACGACTTCGCGATCTGGCAGGCGTACGGCAACCGCTACTGGCCCGCCAAGTACCTGATCGACGCCACAGGTCGGATTCGTGCCGCGAACTTCGGGGAGGGGCGATATCGCGAGGTCGAGAACGGCATCCGAGACCTGCTGCGGGCCGCGTCACCCGGCGTGGTGCTCCCCGAACCCGTGGACACGACCGACACGTCGGCGCCGTCCGGCGCGGTGTCTCCAGAGATGTACTTGTCGTCGACCCGGTCGAGTGGCGCCTATGCGGGATCGCCCGAACTCACCAACGGCTCGCACGACTTCTCGCTCGCGGCGCAGCAGCCCGACGACACCTACGGGCTCTCTGGTCGCTTCGACGTCGCGGACGAGTCGGTAACGGCTCGGGCCGACGCCCGGATCCGATTGGCGAGCACTGCAGACGACGTGAATGCGGTGCTCAGCGGCAGCGGCAGGGTTGTCGTGCACCAGAGTGGACGCCCGGACCGGGTGATCGACGTGGACGGTGTTCCCCGTCTGTATCGACTGACCGACGGTGGGCCCCGCAGCCGAGTGCTCACGTTCGACGTCTCGCCTGGCGTCTCCTGGTTCACGTTCACATTCGGTTGA
- a CDS encoding amidohydrolase — protein sequence MIPVIEDWLAANLDQVIALRREIHASPELSMAETKTTATVVRVLTEAGLAPTVLPKGTGVVCDLGPVDAPRIGLRADLDGLPVPEQTGLPFASRNEGVSHSCGHDAHAAILMGVGMLLNEVHKAGDLRVGVRLLFQAAEEVMPGGALDAIDAGVTDGLSRIFALHCDPHLKVGTVGLRPGPLTSAADRVEVHLHGPGGHSSRPHLTSDLVYAMGAIITGLPGILSRRVDPRSGTVMAWGAVHSGNAPNAIPQEGRMRGTVRTGDHETWQLLEPLVRSVIGEIAAPLGVACDITYFRGVPPVVNDVDSVQMLRHAVAAIGPDADVDTPQSPGGEDFAWYLEKVPGAMARLGVWSGTGPMCDLHQPNFDIDERALGVGIATLAGVVLGA from the coding sequence ATGATTCCCGTCATCGAGGACTGGCTCGCCGCCAACCTCGACCAGGTGATCGCCCTGCGGCGTGAGATCCACGCGTCGCCTGAGCTGTCGATGGCCGAGACGAAGACGACCGCGACCGTCGTGCGTGTCCTGACCGAGGCCGGTCTTGCACCGACCGTGCTGCCCAAGGGCACCGGTGTGGTGTGCGATCTCGGCCCCGTGGACGCACCGCGCATCGGTCTGCGCGCGGATCTCGACGGTCTGCCCGTGCCTGAGCAGACCGGTCTGCCGTTCGCCTCGCGCAATGAAGGCGTCTCTCACTCGTGCGGACACGACGCCCATGCCGCCATCCTGATGGGCGTCGGGATGCTCCTGAACGAGGTCCACAAGGCAGGCGACCTGAGAGTCGGCGTTCGCCTGCTGTTCCAGGCAGCCGAAGAGGTGATGCCCGGAGGCGCACTCGACGCGATCGACGCCGGGGTGACCGACGGCCTGAGTCGGATCTTCGCGTTGCACTGCGACCCCCATCTCAAGGTGGGCACCGTCGGTCTGCGGCCCGGGCCGCTCACGTCCGCTGCCGACCGCGTGGAGGTGCACCTCCACGGACCCGGTGGCCACAGTTCCCGCCCGCACCTGACCAGCGACCTCGTCTATGCGATGGGCGCGATCATCACTGGGCTGCCCGGCATCCTCTCGCGACGCGTCGACCCGCGGTCGGGCACGGTCATGGCCTGGGGCGCCGTCCACTCCGGCAATGCGCCGAATGCGATTCCGCAGGAGGGACGGATGCGCGGCACCGTCCGCACCGGTGATCACGAGACGTGGCAGTTGCTCGAACCGCTGGTCCGCAGTGTGATCGGCGAGATCGCGGCTCCGCTCGGCGTGGCCTGCGACATCACGTACTTCCGCGGCGTGCCGCCGGTGGTGAACGATGTCGACTCGGTCCAGATGCTGCGTCACGCCGTCGCTGCGATCGGTCCGGATGCAGACGTCGACACACCCCAGTCACCGGGTGGGGAGGACTTCGCCTGGTACTTGGAGAAGGTGCCCGGCGCCATGGCCCGGCTCGGCGTCTGGAGCGGCACAGGCCCGATGTGTGATCTGCACCAACCGAACTTCGACATCGACGAACGCGCGCTAGGCGTCGGCATCGCCACCCTTGCCGGAGTGGTTCTCGGAGCCTGA
- a CDS encoding C40 family peptidase: MTAEVLIAPLKVLIATLGTGDLPAGATAALAESTRTLGAAADESARTMTATSAGWRGTGADAAAARARTLAQADRTAGDDGADVATVIAAAAAHVKAANTELNGLVDSFVTAAGAIGSIATPAGLAALVPLALDHIERGVAVVRRAQSALDGDTAQLERHRAPAQVAPRGSGPTTVGGEGTRVVLPDGTVVQAPNERAARAVNAALSVQGTPYVWGGTTTDGFDCSGFTQWAYRQAGLDLPRLAQDQDLAGVQVSQSELMPGDLAVWSGHVAMYIGNDQFVETGGDPVGVTPLRTTNAGQTFEGFYRPR, translated from the coding sequence ATGACCGCCGAGGTGCTCATCGCGCCGCTGAAGGTGCTGATCGCGACTCTGGGCACCGGTGACCTGCCCGCGGGGGCCACAGCAGCATTGGCTGAGTCGACGCGAACCCTCGGTGCAGCCGCCGACGAGTCGGCGCGGACGATGACGGCGACGTCCGCCGGATGGCGGGGGACCGGCGCAGACGCGGCGGCTGCGAGGGCCCGGACCCTGGCACAGGCCGACCGGACCGCCGGTGACGACGGTGCCGATGTCGCCACTGTCATCGCTGCGGCCGCCGCGCACGTCAAAGCGGCGAACACCGAACTGAACGGCCTGGTGGACTCGTTCGTCACCGCAGCGGGCGCGATCGGCTCCATCGCGACGCCGGCCGGGCTCGCCGCCTTGGTGCCTCTCGCGCTCGACCACATCGAACGCGGGGTCGCGGTGGTCAGGCGCGCGCAGAGCGCACTCGACGGCGACACGGCCCAGCTCGAGCGTCATCGGGCGCCTGCACAGGTCGCGCCGCGGGGTAGTGGGCCGACCACGGTAGGCGGTGAGGGGACGCGGGTCGTGCTGCCAGACGGCACGGTAGTGCAGGCGCCGAACGAGCGTGCCGCCCGCGCGGTGAACGCGGCGTTGAGCGTCCAGGGGACCCCGTACGTCTGGGGCGGCACCACAACCGACGGCTTCGACTGCAGCGGATTCACTCAGTGGGCGTATCGGCAGGCCGGTCTCGACCTGCCGCGGCTCGCACAGGATCAGGACCTGGCGGGCGTTCAGGTGTCGCAGTCGGAGCTGATGCCGGGCGATCTCGCGGTCTGGTCCGGCCACGTCGCCATGTACATCGGAAACGATCAGTTCGTCGAGACCGGCGGCGATCCCGTCGGGGTGACTCCGCTGCGTACCACCAACGCCGGTCAGACGTTCGAGGGCTTCTATCGCCCGAGGTGA
- a CDS encoding YoaK family protein: MALALVLAAVAGSLDAIGFLHLGGYFVSFMSGNTTRMSAEAVDLRWADAGRAVGLIVLFFVGGVIGALLSRVRDGRVTVMATSTLLVAASAALSATSSTVPPILGVAVAMGVMNATFLRDGEVSIGLTYMTGTLVKAAQQVGAALLGGPRWRWVRYLGMWSALAAGSLLGALIYVAWGVSALWPVAAVMAVATVAAWRVRRVSSPTS, encoded by the coding sequence GTGGCCTTGGCGCTGGTCCTGGCGGCGGTCGCGGGAAGCCTCGACGCGATCGGCTTCCTTCACCTCGGCGGGTACTTCGTCTCGTTCATGAGCGGCAACACCACGCGGATGTCGGCGGAGGCCGTGGACTTGCGTTGGGCTGACGCCGGGCGTGCCGTGGGCCTGATCGTGTTGTTCTTCGTCGGCGGAGTGATCGGGGCGCTGCTGTCCCGCGTGCGAGACGGCCGCGTGACCGTAATGGCGACGTCGACCCTGTTGGTGGCCGCCTCGGCCGCGCTGAGCGCAACATCCTCGACGGTCCCGCCGATACTCGGGGTCGCGGTCGCGATGGGTGTCATGAACGCGACGTTCCTGCGCGACGGTGAGGTGTCGATCGGGTTGACGTACATGACCGGGACACTGGTCAAGGCGGCGCAACAGGTCGGTGCGGCGCTGCTCGGCGGACCCCGGTGGCGGTGGGTGCGCTATCTCGGCATGTGGTCGGCGTTGGCGGCCGGATCGCTGCTCGGTGCGTTGATCTATGTCGCGTGGGGTGTGTCGGCACTGTGGCCGGTCGCCGCGGTGATGGCTGTGGCCACCGTCGCCGCGTGGCGGGTGCGGCGGGTCAGTTCACCCACGAGCTGA
- a CDS encoding phospho-sugar mutase, which produces MLSFGTAGLRGPVRDGPDGMNVENVVRATAGLAAWLIESGYAGRTVVVGRDARHGSEVFAEAAREVFAGAGFDVIGLPEPGPTPLVAFGCRALDAAAGVMITASHNPPADNGYKVYLGGGAQLISPDDREIEAAISRVEPASVQRTTTTDDGRGDRIRGDYLARLATRFPRSDNPSVRIALTAMHGVGGALAVEALAHAGFTDVHPVTEQFTPDPDFPTVAFPNPEEPGATDLLLATGRRVDADLLIALDPDADRCAVGVRDGDGWRMLTGDETGALLGEAILQSAPTGSVVASSIVSGTLMHTIALSRGFDARRTLTGFKWLVRAGEPLVYAYEEALGHCVDPDAVRDKDGISAAVACALIAHSWHDRGGLSAALDTLMARHGVHVTGQRSVRFDNAADGAALLRQLRERPPTTVEGFTVAVADYAERTDSLRTDGLELAGSDDAGGTLRVMVRPSGTEPKIKFYGQVTRPADIDTVREVRKRAVTTLQRAVDSVLDASRTEEPNR; this is translated from the coding sequence ATGCTGTCGTTCGGGACCGCCGGACTGCGCGGTCCGGTGCGCGACGGCCCGGACGGCATGAATGTGGAGAACGTCGTGCGTGCGACCGCCGGCCTCGCCGCGTGGCTCATCGAGAGCGGCTACGCCGGGCGGACCGTTGTGGTCGGCCGCGACGCCCGCCACGGGTCCGAGGTGTTCGCCGAAGCCGCACGCGAGGTGTTCGCGGGCGCCGGGTTCGACGTCATCGGCCTGCCCGAGCCCGGCCCGACCCCGCTCGTCGCGTTCGGGTGCCGCGCGTTGGACGCAGCGGCCGGCGTGATGATCACGGCGTCGCACAATCCGCCGGCCGACAACGGCTACAAGGTGTACCTCGGTGGAGGCGCCCAGCTCATCAGCCCCGACGACCGGGAGATCGAAGCCGCGATCAGCAGAGTCGAACCGGCGTCCGTACAACGCACGACGACTACCGACGACGGCCGAGGCGACCGGATACGCGGCGACTATCTCGCGCGACTCGCCACCCGTTTTCCTCGCTCCGACAACCCGTCGGTGCGAATCGCGCTCACTGCCATGCACGGAGTCGGGGGCGCGCTTGCAGTCGAAGCCCTCGCCCACGCCGGATTCACCGACGTCCACCCGGTGACCGAGCAATTCACTCCCGACCCGGACTTCCCCACTGTCGCGTTCCCGAATCCGGAGGAGCCGGGCGCGACCGATCTCCTGCTCGCGACCGGCCGCCGCGTGGACGCCGATCTCCTCATCGCCCTCGATCCCGATGCCGACCGGTGCGCCGTCGGGGTCCGAGACGGCGACGGGTGGCGCATGCTGACCGGCGACGAGACCGGTGCCCTGCTGGGCGAGGCGATCCTGCAGTCGGCGCCCACAGGTTCCGTGGTCGCCAGCTCGATCGTGTCGGGAACGCTGATGCACACGATCGCCCTGTCACGAGGCTTCGACGCCCGCCGCACCCTCACCGGGTTCAAATGGCTTGTCCGCGCGGGCGAGCCACTCGTCTACGCGTATGAGGAAGCACTCGGGCACTGCGTGGATCCCGACGCCGTTCGAGACAAGGACGGCATCAGCGCAGCAGTCGCGTGCGCGCTGATCGCCCATTCCTGGCACGATCGGGGCGGGCTGTCGGCGGCGCTGGACACTCTGATGGCGCGCCACGGGGTCCACGTGACGGGCCAGCGGTCGGTTCGCTTCGACAACGCCGCCGACGGTGCGGCGCTGCTGCGTCAGTTGCGTGAACGACCCCCGACCACAGTTGAAGGATTCACCGTTGCGGTCGCCGACTACGCCGAACGCACCGACAGCCTGCGCACCGACGGTCTTGAACTGGCCGGGAGCGACGACGCGGGCGGCACGCTGCGTGTGATGGTTCGGCCGAGCGGCACCGAGCCCAAGATCAAGTTCTACGGCCAGGTGACCCGGCCCGCCGACATCGATACCGTGAGGGAAGTCCGCAAGCGCGCGGTGACCACATTGCAGCGAGCAGTCGACAGCGTGCTGGACGCATCACGCACCGAGGAGCCGAACCGATGA
- a CDS encoding purine-nucleoside phosphorylase, whose amino-acid sequence MDPTVDPDAAAIAAAATIAAETDCARHDVAVVLGSGWAPAADAIGTPVTEIPMVRVPGFTPPSAQGHAGVIRSVQLEGVRVLVLLGRTHAYEGHDLARVVHPVRTAAAAGAHTVVLTNAAGGVAPGLSVGQPVLISDQLNLTGRSPLRGAHFVNMVDAYRPSLRDIARRVDPDLVDGVYAGLPGPQYETPAEIRMLAAMGADLVGMSTVHETIAARAAGVDVLGLSLVTNLAAGITGEALDHAEVLAVGRESAARMGALLRSVISEIA is encoded by the coding sequence ATGGATCCGACCGTCGACCCCGATGCCGCCGCGATCGCCGCGGCGGCCACAATCGCCGCCGAGACCGACTGCGCCCGACACGACGTGGCCGTAGTGCTCGGGTCCGGTTGGGCGCCTGCGGCGGATGCCATCGGAACACCGGTCACCGAGATCCCTATGGTCCGGGTACCCGGCTTCACGCCACCGTCGGCTCAGGGGCACGCAGGCGTCATCCGGTCGGTGCAGCTCGAAGGCGTCCGGGTGCTCGTGCTCCTGGGCCGAACACACGCGTACGAAGGGCACGATCTGGCCCGGGTGGTCCATCCGGTCCGCACCGCGGCCGCGGCGGGCGCCCATACCGTCGTCCTGACGAACGCCGCCGGCGGCGTCGCGCCCGGACTGTCCGTCGGCCAACCGGTGCTGATCTCAGACCAGCTCAATCTGACCGGCCGCTCGCCACTGCGGGGCGCGCACTTCGTGAACATGGTCGACGCCTACCGGCCGTCACTGCGCGACATCGCACGCCGAGTGGATCCCGACCTCGTCGACGGCGTGTACGCGGGTCTGCCCGGCCCGCAGTACGAGACACCCGCCGAGATCCGCATGCTCGCTGCGATGGGCGCCGATCTCGTCGGCATGTCGACGGTCCACGAGACGATCGCCGCGCGTGCCGCTGGTGTCGACGTCCTCGGCCTGTCGCTGGTGACGAACCTCGCCGCGGGCATCACCGGCGAGGCGCTCGATCACGCCGAGGTGCTCGCTGTGGGCCGGGAGTCGGCGGCGCGGATGGGCGCTCTGCTCCGCTCGGTGATCTCCGAAATCGCCTGA